In Juglans regia cultivar Chandler chromosome 13, Walnut 2.0, whole genome shotgun sequence, the following proteins share a genomic window:
- the LOC108993439 gene encoding rac-like GTP-binding protein RAC1 → MSASRFIKCVTVGDGAVGKTCMLISYTSNTFPTDYVPTVFDNFSANVVVDGNTVNLGLWDTAGQEDYNRLRPLSYRGADVFLLAFSLISKASYENVAKKWIPELRHYAPGIPIVLVGTKLDLRDDKHFFIDHPGAVPITTAQGEELRKLIGAPVYIECSSKTQQNVKAVFDAAIKVVLQPPKQKKKKKRSGHRACSIL, encoded by the exons atgagtgctTCGAGGTTTATAAAGTGTGTTACAGTCGGCGACGGTGCCGTTGGCAAGACTTGTATGCTCATCTCCTACACCAGCAACACTTTCCCTACG GATTATGTCCCAACTGTCTTTGACAATTTCAGTGCAAATGTGGTTGTGGATGGGAACACTGTAAATTTAGGCCTGTGGGATACTGCTG GCCAGGAAGATTATAATAGGTTAAGACCTTTGAGCTATCGTGGGGCAGATGTCTTCCTTCTCGCATTCTCTCTCATAAGCAAGGCCAGTTATGAAAATGTTGCAAAGAAA TGGATTCCTGAATTGAGGCATTATGCACCTGGTATTCCAATTGTACTTGTTGGAACAAAACTTG ATCTTCGAGATGATAAGCATTTCTTTATAGACCACCCTGGTGCAGTGCCCATAACCACAGCCCAG GGGGAGGAACTGAGAAAGCTGATTGGGGCTCCAGTCTACATCGAATGTAGTTCAAAAACACAGCAG aatgtcAAAGCTGTTTTTGATGCGGCCATAAAGGTGGTTCTCCAGCCACCaaagcagaagaaaaagaagaagagaagtggGCATAGGGCCTGCTCCATATTGTGA
- the LOC108993297 gene encoding ubiquitin-conjugating enzyme E2 28-like — translation MARRILKELKDLQRDPPTSCSAGPVAADMFHWQATIIGPNDSPYAGGVFVVTIQFPPDYPFKPPKVAFRTKVFHPNINSNGNICLDILKEQWSPALTISKVLLSICSLLTDPNPDDPLVPEIAHMCKTDKVKYESTARSWTQKYAMG, via the exons ATGGCACGGAGAATATTGAAGGAGCTCAAGGACCTGCAGAGAGATCCACCAACTTCATGCAGTGCAG GTCCTGTGGCTGCTGATATGTTCCATTGGCAAGCAACCATCATTGGTCCAAATGACAGTCCCTATGCTGGAGGTGTTTTCGTTGTGACCATCCAGTTCCCACCTGATTATCCTTTCAAACCCCCAAAG GTTGCCTTCAGGACCAAGGTGTTCCATCCAAACATAAACAGTAATGGGAATATATGCTTGGACATACTCAAGGAACAATGGAGCCCAGCACTCACCATATCTAAG GTTTTACTCTCCATATGCTCCTTGCTAACTGACCCAAACCCGGATGATCCTCTCGTTCCTGAGATTGCTCACATGTGCAAGACTGATAAAGTCAAATATGAGTCAACCGCTCGGAGCTGGACGCAAAAGTATGCCATGGGCTAA
- the LOC108993318 gene encoding probable receptor-like serine/threonine-protein kinase At5g57670 — MTVEEEVKAVEKKNVLVGIRMDSHSRELLSWALVKVAKPGDCVVAVHVCRSPDQASENKNLLDCYLEVYEGLCTVKKVDLTGHIFTGSSVRRVLAREAKNQSAVAVVVGISTQSALGGWTSIAKYCTRRLPSTTDVLAIHNGKIVFRRFTNNQLPGFKGDPKPSFSHIEVPTSKECPSEFGDSEAESEKSVCEVVQNSRDGLRHNGENLKDEVFNLACEHNKLALICTGDPSEQRLGWPLLRRTSSSIPQTPHARKMSVVQWVMSLPDRSPELSDQCSTIKETALERDIGDILHESAKKNGASALRELPKGLEHLLKSDSSGCKWFSHEVLKTATSQFSSENMIGKGGCNRAYKGILPDGKPVAVKIPKSTKEAWKDFALEVDIISSLKHKHIMPLLGICIEDNAPILVYDYLSKGSLEENLHGKNKDKSVLSWEVRFKISVGIAEALNYLHNECSRPVIHRDVKSSNILLSDEMEPQLSDFGLAIWGPTNSSFMTHGDVVGTFGYLAPEYFMYGKVSDKIDVYAFGVVLLELLTGRKSIGSETPKGQESLVMWAKPIIESADVKGILDPNLEGKYDEVQLQRMVLAANLCITRAARLRPNMSQILKLLKGDKCVEELVNFQKGDLKDDSENLENNDDEVYPNSSAELHLSLALLDVGDDTTSYSSVDQSNSLSSEEFLKDRWSRSSSFE, encoded by the exons ATGACAGTCGAGGAGGAAGTAAAGGctgttgaaaagaaaaatgtcttGGTTGGCATTCGAATGGACAGCCATAGCAGAGAGCTGCTCAGCTGGGCTCTTGTGAAAGTAGCCAAGCCTGGAGATTGCGTGGTTGCAGTTCATGTTTGTCGAAGTCCTG ATCAGGCTTCGGAAAACAAGAACTTGTTGGATTGTTATTTAGAAGTTTATGAAGGCTTATGTACTGTAAAGAAG GTTGATCTCACCGGTCATATCTTCACAGGAAGTTCAGTCCGAAGGGTTCTGGCGAGAGAAGCAAAGAACCAATCTGCAGTGGCAGTCGTTGTAGGGATAAGCACGCAAAGCGCTCTCGG GGGTTGGACTTCCATAGCCAAATATTGCACCAGGAGACTCCCTTCAACAACCGATGTTTTGGCTATCCACAACGGAAAAATTGTCTTCAGAAGGTTCACCAATAATCAACTACCAG GCTTTAAAGGAGATCCAAAACCAAGTTTCTCTCATATAGAAGTTCCCACTTCCAAAGAATGCCCATCTGAATTTGGTGACTCCGAGGCAGAGTCTGAGAAATCTGTTTGTGAAGTGGTTCAAAACTCCAGAGACGGTTTAAGACATAATGGGGAAAACTTGAAGGATGAAGTTTTCAACCTCGCATGCGAACATAACAAACTTGCTTTGATATGTACAGGAGACCCTTCAGAGCAGAGACTTGGTTGGCCGTTACTCCGTAGAACTAGTTCATCAATTCCACAAACTCCACATGCAAGGAAAATGTCTGTGGTGCAATGGGTAATGAGCTTACCAGATCGTTCCCCAGAGCTTAGTGATCAGTGTTCGACCATCAAAGAAACTGCGTTGGAAAGAGATATCGGAGACATTTTGCATGAGAGTGCCAAAAAGAATGGTGCCTCTGCATTGCGTGAGCTGCCAAAAGGCTTGGAGCATCTCCTCAAATCAGACTCATCAGGCTGCAAATGGTTCAGTCATGAGGTTCTGAAGACTGCAACTTCTCAGTTCTCCTCAG AAAATATGATTGGGAAAGGAGGTTGTAATCGTGCATATAAGGGAATTCTTCCAGATGGAAAGCCAGTGGCAGTAAAGATTCCGAAGTCGACGAAAGAAGCATGGAAGGATTTTGCCCTTGAAGTTGATATCATCTCCTCACTGAAGCACAAACACATCATGCCCTTGCTTGGGATCTGCATCGAAGATAATGCTCCAATCTTGGTTTATGACTACCTGTCTAAAGGAAGCTTAGAGGAAAACCTTCATG gtaaaaataaagataaatctGTGTTGTCATGGGAAGTGAGATTTAAGATATCTGTTGGAATTGCTGAAGCTCTAAATTACCTACATAACGAATGCTCTCGGCCTGTTATTCACAGAGATGTCAAGTCTTCAAACATTCTACTCTCTGACGAGATGGAACCACAG TTATCTGATTTTGGGCTTGCAATATGGGGACCAACAAATTCATCATTTATGACTCACGGCGATGTAGTAGGAACATTTGGTTATCTTGCTCCTGAATATTTCATGTATGGGAAAGTAAGTGACAAGATTGATGTGTATGCCTTTGGTGTAGTTCTTCTTGAATTGTTAACAGGGCGAAAATCAATTGGTTCTGAGACTCCCAAAGGACAAGAGAGCTTGGTCATGTGG GCAAAGCCAATAATAGAGAGTGCAGATGTAAAAGGCATATTGGATCCAAATTTAGAGGGAAAATATGATGAGGTTCAGCTGCAGAGAATGGTTCTTGCAGCAAACCTCTGCATCACACGGGCGGCTAGGCTTCGCCCTAACATGAGTCAG ATACTGAAGCTCCTAAAAGGGGATAAATGTGTTGAAGAATTGGTGAATTTCCAGAAGGGTGATCTTAAGGATGATTCAGAAAACCTGGAAAACAATGATGACGAGGTCTATCCGAACTCTAGTGCAGAGTTACATTTGAGTCTTGCACTACTTGATGTTGGTGATGATACCACATCATATAGTAGTGTGGATCAGAGCAACAGTCTTTCTTCAGAAGAATTCTTGAAAGATAGATGGAGCAGGTCATCAAGTTTTGAGTAG